The following nucleotide sequence is from Armatimonadota bacterium.
GTTTGGCACAATGCACTTGTGCCAAATGGTGACATGAGCAAGCTTAAGTATACAACTGGCTATGGTACAGGATATTGCGGCTGGCCCGGGGGAATGGCTTATACGCTTAGAGGCTTAATCGAATACTGTATGAAAATGGGCAAATCGAATGCATGTGAACGAATCCGTTCTGGGTTAAACTGGTTCTTGGCAATTCAGCTTCCAGATGGAGGATTTCCATTTAATGTCCCAACATTTCCCGATTTCAATAGCATGCGAGGCCGATGCCGAACAGGTCCAAACAGCAAGGCCGTCGGCGGCGCAGGCGAAGCTATAAGAACTTTATGTGCAGGATATAAGTTTCTTAATGATGAGCATTATCTAGAAGCTGCTAAGAAGGCTGCAGAGGCAGTTAACCCACGTCCGCCATATTACGAATTCCGAGGTTATGGCGACCTCAGGGATGCTGGTGATTATGAATCTGACTCGACTTCTGGCTGTTCACTTGGAAATGCCAACCTCGATTTGTTTGAGGCAACTGGCGACCGCAAGTATCTTGAAACTGCAAAAGCGTTAGGCTATTACCTGCTTACCTGGCATTTTTGGTGGACGCCGGGGCCAAACGAAATATTAGGTCTTATAGATCCTATGGCAGAGTCTTTCAGCCCCCACGCATCGCCCTGGAATACTGCATTAGCTGCCGAATTTTACCTTCGGCTTTATAGCCATACTAAAGATGAATTTTGGTTCAAAGTTGCTCAGCATGTACTCGCTCAATGCTTAAAATTTCAGAATCACAACACAGGTGGAATTTCGGAAACATATCCAATACGCTTAGACGGCACCTATACCGATATGGGTGGCGAGTCGGCAATGGTAACCTGGGCTTTAATCAATGGTTGCTTGGCAATGCTCGAAGCATCTGGTGTTTCGCTCGAGACCCCCAAAGAAAGTGCACATTTAAGTTGTGACTCGCAAGTAAGCTTTTATGCAGAGGTATCGGTCTATAGCATTGCCAAAAAGAGCAATCGCATACAAAAATTGAAGAGTGCGCTGGCGCACGCCATCAGGAAAAGAATATGGAAGAAGCTTCCCATTTCAGTAGCCAAACGTCTTAAGGAACTTCGAGAAAAGCCTAGCGTTCATATTATACCAGTACCACACGAGGGTCCTGCTCGCAGACTTATTTTAAGCCCAGGTAATTCGCTAGAAGGCTTCGCTTTTTCAGTTGACCGGGCGCCAGAAGAATATGTTGTGTCCCTAAAATCCTCTACGTATACGGCAAATGTTAAGCGAGTGCTTATGCCAATCCTACGATTCCCCTCACCGGTGGTTAGTTTAATAGAAAGTGAGAAAATTGGCGAAACAATCACTTCCGTCATGGTGAAAACTCAAAGCGGCAAGTGCTATGAAGTCCGTTTTTTGCCGGGGACACACGGTCTTGGCGCATCAGCGGTTGAGCTCCAGGATGCACGCCTGGCATTCGATGTCACACTCAAAGCTTTATGGCAGCGTGGCGGAATTTGTACACAACGGATTCTAGTTGTTCCTATTGAAGCGGAGGAAAACTCATGAATGGCAAGAGGCAAGTAGTCCTTGCGGTGGAATGTGATTTCCCTGGTTATCAGCCATATGAAGGATTGTGCACCTACGACCACGCTCAAAGTAAAAGACTGGTTTCTTTGGCAGTCGATTTTGTACTAAAGGTTTGTGGTGGAAAAGGAGTATTTTTCATCCATACTTCCCCATTTATGAGGAGAAACCATAGCAATCCTTTCTTTAATAACAGCGAATATCTTAATCTGTGGCAAAGGGTGCAAGATGGCGGGGGAGAAATTGGTTTGCATCCTCATGAAGAGGAGCCAGATGGAAGCTGTTTTTATTATTATTATTCGAAGCATATGGAAAGAGTTATAAATGAACATGCCGAACTTCTACGTTCCCGCGGCTTTAACATCAGCTCTCAGATGATGGGCTATTTCGGCATGAACGAGTGGATTACGCCAATTGCCGAAAACCAAGGTCTTGTCATAAGCATGAACAATGTCGGGAAATATGTTAAGTATTCGCACAATAATTGGAACGAAGCACCGTTGAAGCCTTACTTTCACTCATATGATGACTCAAAAGCGCCTGGTGATTCTCGTGTCCTAGAGATACCCTTGGGTATGACGGACCTTATGCGCTATGAAGATGGGTTGGTGCTTGATGCCAATAGCTTATGGGATCTAAAGAGAACTTGGCGGCAAATGGAGGCAGAGGGGAAAACGTGGCCATGTTTTGTGCTTCTCAGGGCGAGCAAGATTGAACAATGCCGTGCAACCGCTGAGAGGTTTCTTGGTTTCATAACAAAAAGAAGAGCAATGCTTTCAACGCCCTCAGAGATATACAAAATCTACACGGAAGGACAGCTTTATTAGGAGGAGATATAACATGAAAGTCTTGGTAACCGGAGGAGCAGGCTTTATAGGTAGGCGGTTGGTAAAGGCACTGCTATCCAATTCACATACTGTACGTGTCCTTGACAACCTGACTACCCAGGTTCATGGAGAAAATCCGGACCCTCGCCGAATTTTGCCAAAGGATGTGGAGTTCATTTACGGAGACGTTCGCAATGCTGATATAGTGCGGCGTGCGCTCGAGGACGTAGAAATTGTTTTCCACTTCGCAGCTCAAACAGGCGTGGGGCAGTCAATGTATAAGATAAAGGAATATATTGACTGCAATGTTGGCGGTACTGCACAGTTGCTTGACATACTGGCTGCCGAACGTGGAAGTGTCAAGCGCATTGTTCTTGCCTCCTCAAGAGCTGTCTATGGTGAGGGCAAGAGCTTATGTCCGCTGTGTGGACCAGTTTATCCCGACCTGCGAAAAGAAGAGCAGTTAGCCGCGGGCGAATGGGAAGTTAAATGCCCATCCTGTGGTCATACTGCAGAGCCAATGCCAACAGATGAGGATAAGCCGCTTCGCCCAGGGTCAGTTTACGCTATCTCTAAAAGAGATCAAGAGGAACTTTGCATCTGTGTAGGACGCGCCTACAACATCCCAGTAGTTGCATTACGTTTCTTTAATGTTTATGGTGCCGGCCAATCGCTTATAAACCCGTATACTGGGATTATTTCAATATTCGCATCACGTATTAAAAATGGGGAGCCGCCTTTAATTTATGAAGACGGCTTGGAGAGCCGAGATTTTGTCCATGTGGACGACGTTGTTCAAGCATGCATGCTAGCGATGACCAATGAAAATGCCGATTATCAAATTGTAAATGTAGGAAGCGGAACGGCGCTTTCCATAATTGACGCAGCACGCGTAATGATTCGTGTGATGGGCGCCTCGGTGGAGCCCCAGGTCATTGGGAAGTACAGGGTTGGCGATATACGCCATTGCTATGCCGACTTGAAAAAAGCTCGAAAGTTATTGGGTTATAAGCCGAAAGTTTCTTTTGAGGATGGAATTAGAGAGTTTATTAATTGGGCAATGAGCGAGGAATCAGAAGATTTGCTGGCGGCGGCAACTTCGGAGTTAGAACAGCGCGGTCTTTTCAGATAGTTTTATATTCTAGCGCTACCAGGTGGGCACTTCATTATGAAAGCAAAAATGACTGAGGAGAATCCGGATCTTTCAATAACAATTGTAAGTTTCAACACAAAGGATTTAACTCGGCAGTGTTTGCAGTCAATTTTCGATGGCACTCATGGCATTTGCTTTGAAGTCTGGGTTGTCGACAACAATTCGTCGGACGGCAGTGTTGATATGATTCGCCATGAGTTCCCCAATGTGAATCTAATCGTCAACAATGAAAACAAAGGACTCGCTGCCGCTACAAATCAGGGCCTGGCTAAAAGCACCGGAAGATACGTGCTTGCTCTTAATAGCGACACAATTGTCCGACCGGGAGCGCTAGAAACCATGGTGCGGTTTATGGATGAACATCCGGACGTTGGTGGAGCTACTCCAAAACTAGTTCTGCCGGATGGAGGCAAGCATCCCCAATTTTGCGGCAGTATTCCATCACTTAAGACGGAACTTGTAGAGGCTTTGGCACCTTTGTTCGGTAATGCGGCAGAAGCTTTGCAAAAAGATAGGTTTGGAAAACCCATTGATTATAACACCAGCCAAGAAGTTCAATGCATCTTATGGGGATCTTCTTTTATCGTTAGGCGGGAGGTAATGGAGAAAATAGGCCTCCAGGACCCAAGGTTCTTTGTATACGCTGAGGACATTGATTGGGCAATGAGGATTCGGAAGGCAGGTTGGAAACTTTATTATATAGCAGAAGCTGAGGTAGTCCACTATGGTGGTCAAAGTACAAAACAGTCATCATCGAGGATGCTTGCACAAAAATATCGAAGCAAATGCCGTCTAATTCACAAACACTATGGATTTTTTTCAGCTTTGGTATTGAGACTTGCCATTGCACTAGTAGCAGGTATTAGGTTGGCAAAGTGGGCTGTGATTTTTACTCTACGAAGCAGTGAACGCCATAAGGCAAAATCGAGAATAGACCAGATGTGGCTTCTTATACGTGCGGCCCTTGAGTGTTAAAGAATTTGGTGAGGGATATGGAAAAAAACAGTGCTAATTCTGCTGGATATCGCGCCAAAACCGCCTACCAAGATGAAAAAGAGGTAATGACATATGATAGCGCGCGGTTCAAAAGCCTGAAAGGACGTATAACAGACTGGCTGGAGAAGCGCGCCGTTTGCCATGCCCTAGCAGTCGTTCCACCGGGAAGTCGAGTGCTAGATATTCCCTGCGGCACTGGCCGAATAACTGCTTTGCTTCTTCAACTTGGATACCGCACAGTCGGCGCCGACATTTCGGCAGGGATGCTCAACCTGGCACAAAAGGCTCTTGAGAAGTTCGAAAACCTCGAATCGCTCGATGAGGCTGATGCGGAGAAGCTACCATATAAAAATGAAGAGTTTGATGCTGTTACCTCGATTCGGCTAATGAACCACCTGCCTCCTAATATTCGCGTTAATGTGCTCAAAGAAATGGCGCGCGTAAGCCGATTAGCGGTAATTGTTTCCCATTGCAATCCAAGGTCAATATCAGGGATAAAAAGGCGGATAAAATACTTGTTCAAACCGCCCCATGCACCGTGGAACCCGGCAGCATACGAGCAGGTAAAGAAAGAAGCAGCTGAAGCTGGGCTATACATAGCGGCTGTGTTTCCGATTCTTGGCCCAATTGCAGAAACAAACGTCTATTTGCTAAGAAAGGCAAGTTGACATGGCTGAAATCCTGATAATTTCGGCTGAGATGCCGTATCCTGTAAGAGGTGGCGACCAACTCAGACAATATAATCTTATAAAGCGAATAGCCCAACACCACAACGTTTATTTAGCTACCTTTCTGCACGGAAAGGAAGAGGAAGAAATTGGTGTTCAAGAGATGCGCAAATACTGCAAAGGCGTCCATGTTGTTCATGCGCCAAAGTTTAGCGCTCCTGTCCTAATGCGGCGCTTTATCAGCAACTTGGCGCGCTGGAGGCCACTTTGCGAATCATATCATTTCGTTCCTGTTCTCGAAGCGAAAGTCCGCGAAATAACATCTAAACAAAACTTCGACATTATTCAAGCCGAGCATGTTTATATGTCGGAATATGCGCACTGCGCTCCCAAAAACTCGGCACATAAAAAGATTTTGACATTAATAGACATAGAATCAGTCAGAATAAAGCGCCAATTCTTCCTCGAACCAATAGGTCAGAACAAAGTTCGCTATTTAATTGACTGGCTGGTTATGAAATCGTTCGAGCCTCGGTCTATGCGTCGAATGGATAAATGTATTGCCATGTCGGAGATTGAAGCAAAGATTGCTAGAAAAATGGCACCAATGGTAGATGTTGAGGTAGTGCCAAATGGAGTAGATTCAAAACTCTTAACACCTGTTGTCCCTAGTAAAGAAAAACAACTGCTGATGATTGGGAGTCTTTGCTATCCGCCAAACATTGACGGTGCAGAATACTTTGTTAAAAAGATCTTTCCATTAATAAGAACCCAGGATAGAGAAATCAAGCTCAACATAGTAGGTCGAGCGCCAACACCAAGAGTACAAGCCCTCGCATGTGTGGACGGTGTTGCGTTATTCAGCAATGTGCCCGAAGTAAGACCTTTCTACGAAAGGTCTGCAGTCTCAGTCGTCCCTCTTCGTTCTGGGGGAGGTACAAGACTCAAGATATTGGAATCCATGGCATTTGGTGTGCCGGTAGTATCAACTTCGATAGGTTGCGAAGGCTTAGATGTTACTAATGGCAAAAACATACTAATTGCCGACACGCCAAAAACGTTTGCAGAAAATGTAATTCGCATTCTAAATGATCAATCGCTACGAGATAAGCTAATCCAAAATGGACGAAAACTAGTAGAGGAAAAGTATGACTGGGATATCATCGCACAGCGTCTTCTAAAGATATACGATGAGCTATTGGGGTAGGAGAGAATGAGCGTTAGAAATGGAGATCGCTTAAAAGTTTTAATGGTTGAACCAAGGGGCGTTCGAGGCATCAACCATTATACTTACTTGCTATGCAATTCATTATCTGATTATGCAGATGTCACTATGGCGACAAAACCAAACTTTGAAACGGCGGATAAAGAACGGCTTTTTAACGTAGAACCAATGTTTACGCGTACTCGCAATTACCCTATCGAAGCACTCAAACTCTTGAGCTATGTTCGCAGAAACCGTCCTGATATTGTGCACTATCAGATGTATTTCTATTGGCCATTTGATTTAGTTTTCTTCAGGCTTCTTTCAAAGTCTACCGCGAAAGTAATCGTAACAGCCCACGATGTTCTTCCACATAATGCTAAACCTTTCCATAAATATATAATGAAAGCACTTTATAAACCTCTAAGCCATATCATTGCACACGATGACTACTGCAAACGGCTTCTAACGGACCTGCTTTGCATTTCGGAAAAGAAGGTATCCATTGTACCAATGGGCAATATTTCGGTTTTTCATGACACTGTAAAAAGTCCGGGAGATGCAAGAAAAAATCTCGGCATACCATCGGATGCAAAAGTTGTTCTATATTTTGGAGTCATCACAGAACGCAAAGGAGTCCCATACCTGATTCAAGCATTCCCTCAGGTTTTAAAAGATATTCCCAATGCTTATCTCATAATCGCTGGACTTCCACATAAGATTAATTGGAATGATTATGTGTCCTTAATAGAAAGTACTGGAATCTCAAACCGAACGCTAGCTATGCCAAAACATATTCTAATGGAGGAGGTAAAGCAATTATTCTTATCTGCTGACGTCGTATGCTTGCCTTACCTAGGCGTATATCAAAGTGGCGTGCTTCAAGTCGCTTATACGTTCAGGAAACCTGTTGTTGCAACAACTGTTGGTGGTTTGCCAGATGTCATAGAGGACGGTAAATCAGGCTTTCTAGTACCGCCCGGCGACCCAAAGGCAATTGCCGATGCGCTAGTTCGAGTATTGCGGGACAGCGAACTGCAAGCAAAGATGTCGGCGTACATAGACTATCTCAACGAAACAACTTACTCCTGGACGAATATCGCAGCAAAAACTTACGAGACTTACCTCAAGGTTCTCGGGTGTCCACTTCCAGGCAAAGGAGTGGCAGAATGAGATTGGTTCTAATAGGCGTTGGGTTCTTTCCTTGGATTGTTGCTGGGGACAAGAACTTTTTCACACGCCTAATACCGCTGTTGGCTAGTCGGTGCGAAAGTATTGACGTATTTTCCGTCAACGACCGCGAGGGTAGCGAGAATGTAGTGATTAACAGCTGTCCAGTCACATACCACAGCGCACCACGGCCGCTCCATTTAGGTAATCGCGGTCGGTTTTTTGCAGGCAGTGGTATCCTCATGGATTATCAGCATAAACATTCACCTCCGCAAGAAATTGCCGAACTTCTATTGACAACGATGCTTTGGCTACCAAGGCTACGTCGGCTTGTTCGAGAGAGAAAGATAGACGTAGTCCATTTCATGGATAACATGGGCCCTTCAATGCCCCTAATAAAACGCACACTCAATGACGTAATGGTTACTCATTCGGCGATGGCTTATGCCCCAAGGGGACACTTTTACGATAAATACCTTCGTTTTTGCATGAGCAAGCTTGATAAGATAATCCCATACTCCCAAGCATATGCCTCAAAACTCTTACAATTAGGGATAAGCGCACAAAAGATAGAGGTTATCAGATGGGGAGTTCAAATAAGCAAGGATGAACTAAGCAAGGAAAAGAAAGCCATTATTCGTAAAGAATACGGCGTGCCACCCAATGGCCGCCTCATCCTTTGGACAGGATTCATCCAACAAATACAAGAAGCTGACTTTCTAGCAGCCGTAGAAGTTGCCAAGAAAGTAGTCGCTGTAAGACCAAACTGTCGCTTTATTTTCGCATTCAAGCCGCGAAGCTTCCGGCCTGAATACAAGCATCTTGAATGCGAAGGAATCCTAATAGAAACAAATATTGAACACTTTTCAGAACTTCTGGAAACCGCAGACTATTTGTATTCGCCCCTTCTTAGAACCGACGTAATAGTCGCTCCACCTCTTACATGGCTCGAAGCTATGAGTAAAGGAACGCCAGTTATTTCGACAGCCGCTGGCGGTGTTGACGAGGTAGTAATTCACGGCAAGACGGGTTTTGTGGCACAATCATTCGAAAATCTACCAGAGACTTTGATTCGTGCAGCCGACTTCGACGACTTACAAGGCATGAGTAACGCCTGCAGGAACTTTACCGCTAAGAAATGCGATATAAATGACGTAGCTGAAAGATACCTCCGAATGTGGGAAAGCGGCAAAGGTATAAGTTAATATGAGAATCCTGCTTTGCAACAAGTTTTACCGTCCTGTGGGCGGTCCTGAGTGGATGGTTTATGATATGACCCGCCGCTTTGAAGAAGCTGGGCATACGGTCATAATTTTTTCTATGGAGCACCCTGACAACTGGCAATCGTCGTATTCTAAGTACTTCATGCCAAACGTCGAATATTCAGAAGGAACATCGTATGGCTTAAAACGCAAAATAGAGGAAGCATTCAGGATTATATATTCGGTCGAGGCTAGAAAGCGAATAGACCTTCTAATAAAAGACACAAAGCCTGACATTGCGCATCTACATAATATTTACCATCAGCTTTCGCCTTCCATAATTCATGGGTTAAAAAGGCAAGATATACCAATTGTAATGTCTCTGCATGATTATAAACTAATATGCCCAGCAATTAGGATGTTTGTTAGGGACAAAGTTTGCGACAAGTGTATTGGTGCAAGGTTCTATAATGCTATTAGATATAAATGTGTAAAAGACTCGCTTGTTTACAGTCTAATTTGCTGTTTGGAAGCTTATATTCATAGGATACTTAAGGTTTACAATTGTGTAGACCTATTCATCTCACCAAGCGATTTCCTGCGTGAAAAGATGATAAAGTCTGGAGTGCCCGCAGACAAAATTATCACCCAACATGTTGCCGTCGAGTTGTCGCAATTCAAACCATCAAGAAATGGTGGCCATGTTCTTTATATGGGGAGGCTCACAAAGGAAAAAGGAGTGCTTACGTTAGCAAAGGCAGCGGCAAAACTACCGAACGTCAGGTTTTGCTTTGCTGGCGAAGGTGAAGCTAGAGCAGAAATAGAATCTATGATTGAGCAGGAAAATATTAATAATATCGTTCTAGCTGGTTTTAAGGCTGGCAAGGACCTAATTAATCTAATAGAAGATTCATTGGCTGTTGTAGTCCCGTCGGAGTGGTATGAGAACTGCCCAAGGACTGTATTAGAAGGCTTTGCATGCGGCAAACCAGTGATTGGCTCGCGAATTGGTGGAATTCCTGAATTGATTTGCGAAGGCGTAGACGGATATCTCTTCGAGCCAGGAAATGACGCTGAATTGGCAGATAAGATTTTAAAGCTTCTTTCGGATGAAAAACGAAGGGTAGAAATGGGGCTAGCGGGACGTCGCAAAATGGAAGAGCATTTCTCTCCCGATGCTTTTTA
It contains:
- a CDS encoding NAD-dependent epimerase/dehydratase family protein translates to MKVLVTGGAGFIGRRLVKALLSNSHTVRVLDNLTTQVHGENPDPRRILPKDVEFIYGDVRNADIVRRALEDVEIVFHFAAQTGVGQSMYKIKEYIDCNVGGTAQLLDILAAERGSVKRIVLASSRAVYGEGKSLCPLCGPVYPDLRKEEQLAAGEWEVKCPSCGHTAEPMPTDEDKPLRPGSVYAISKRDQEELCICVGRAYNIPVVALRFFNVYGAGQSLINPYTGIISIFASRIKNGEPPLIYEDGLESRDFVHVDDVVQACMLAMTNENADYQIVNVGSGTALSIIDAARVMIRVMGASVEPQVIGKYRVGDIRHCYADLKKARKLLGYKPKVSFEDGIREFINWAMSEESEDLLAAATSELEQRGLFR
- a CDS encoding glycosyltransferase family 2 protein; translated protein: MKAKMTEENPDLSITIVSFNTKDLTRQCLQSIFDGTHGICFEVWVVDNNSSDGSVDMIRHEFPNVNLIVNNENKGLAAATNQGLAKSTGRYVLALNSDTIVRPGALETMVRFMDEHPDVGGATPKLVLPDGGKHPQFCGSIPSLKTELVEALAPLFGNAAEALQKDRFGKPIDYNTSQEVQCILWGSSFIVRREVMEKIGLQDPRFFVYAEDIDWAMRIRKAGWKLYYIAEAEVVHYGGQSTKQSSSRMLAQKYRSKCRLIHKHYGFFSALVLRLAIALVAGIRLAKWAVIFTLRSSERHKAKSRIDQMWLLIRAALEC
- a CDS encoding methyltransferase domain-containing protein, which encodes MEKNSANSAGYRAKTAYQDEKEVMTYDSARFKSLKGRITDWLEKRAVCHALAVVPPGSRVLDIPCGTGRITALLLQLGYRTVGADISAGMLNLAQKALEKFENLESLDEADAEKLPYKNEEFDAVTSIRLMNHLPPNIRVNVLKEMARVSRLAVIVSHCNPRSISGIKRRIKYLFKPPHAPWNPAAYEQVKKEAAEAGLYIAAVFPILGPIAETNVYLLRKAS
- a CDS encoding glycosyltransferase family 4 protein, with the translated sequence MAEILIISAEMPYPVRGGDQLRQYNLIKRIAQHHNVYLATFLHGKEEEEIGVQEMRKYCKGVHVVHAPKFSAPVLMRRFISNLARWRPLCESYHFVPVLEAKVREITSKQNFDIIQAEHVYMSEYAHCAPKNSAHKKILTLIDIESVRIKRQFFLEPIGQNKVRYLIDWLVMKSFEPRSMRRMDKCIAMSEIEAKIARKMAPMVDVEVVPNGVDSKLLTPVVPSKEKQLLMIGSLCYPPNIDGAEYFVKKIFPLIRTQDREIKLNIVGRAPTPRVQALACVDGVALFSNVPEVRPFYERSAVSVVPLRSGGGTRLKILESMAFGVPVVSTSIGCEGLDVTNGKNILIADTPKTFAENVIRILNDQSLRDKLIQNGRKLVEEKYDWDIIAQRLLKIYDELLG
- a CDS encoding glycosyltransferase family 4 protein, encoding MSVRNGDRLKVLMVEPRGVRGINHYTYLLCNSLSDYADVTMATKPNFETADKERLFNVEPMFTRTRNYPIEALKLLSYVRRNRPDIVHYQMYFYWPFDLVFFRLLSKSTAKVIVTAHDVLPHNAKPFHKYIMKALYKPLSHIIAHDDYCKRLLTDLLCISEKKVSIVPMGNISVFHDTVKSPGDARKNLGIPSDAKVVLYFGVITERKGVPYLIQAFPQVLKDIPNAYLIIAGLPHKINWNDYVSLIESTGISNRTLAMPKHILMEEVKQLFLSADVVCLPYLGVYQSGVLQVAYTFRKPVVATTVGGLPDVIEDGKSGFLVPPGDPKAIADALVRVLRDSELQAKMSAYIDYLNETTYSWTNIAAKTYETYLKVLGCPLPGKGVAE
- a CDS encoding glycosyltransferase family 4 protein; the protein is MRLVLIGVGFFPWIVAGDKNFFTRLIPLLASRCESIDVFSVNDREGSENVVINSCPVTYHSAPRPLHLGNRGRFFAGSGILMDYQHKHSPPQEIAELLLTTMLWLPRLRRLVRERKIDVVHFMDNMGPSMPLIKRTLNDVMVTHSAMAYAPRGHFYDKYLRFCMSKLDKIIPYSQAYASKLLQLGISAQKIEVIRWGVQISKDELSKEKKAIIRKEYGVPPNGRLILWTGFIQQIQEADFLAAVEVAKKVVAVRPNCRFIFAFKPRSFRPEYKHLECEGILIETNIEHFSELLETADYLYSPLLRTDVIVAPPLTWLEAMSKGTPVISTAAGGVDEVVIHGKTGFVAQSFENLPETLIRAADFDDLQGMSNACRNFTAKKCDINDVAERYLRMWESGKGIS
- a CDS encoding glycosyltransferase family 4 protein — protein: MRILLCNKFYRPVGGPEWMVYDMTRRFEEAGHTVIIFSMEHPDNWQSSYSKYFMPNVEYSEGTSYGLKRKIEEAFRIIYSVEARKRIDLLIKDTKPDIAHLHNIYHQLSPSIIHGLKRQDIPIVMSLHDYKLICPAIRMFVRDKVCDKCIGARFYNAIRYKCVKDSLVYSLICCLEAYIHRILKVYNCVDLFISPSDFLREKMIKSGVPADKIITQHVAVELSQFKPSRNGGHVLYMGRLTKEKGVLTLAKAAAKLPNVRFCFAGEGEARAEIESMIEQENINNIVLAGFKAGKDLINLIEDSLAVVVPSEWYENCPRTVLEGFACGKPVIGSRIGGIPELICEGVDGYLFEPGNDAELADKILKLLSDEKRRVEMGLAGRRKMEEHFSPDAFYSGTLDIYRRVAGIQ